One window from the genome of Amycolatopsis sp. NBC_01480 encodes:
- a CDS encoding aminotransferase class I/II-fold pyridoxal phosphate-dependent enzyme, translating into MATGEITAMAPVGLGWLVTRIGERTARGIASAVSGLIRDGEMLPGARLPTVRALAAELSVSPTTIAEAWAQLRTAGLIGTGRRRGTTVLAPPAGPAATRSFEGWRTVDLEHGLPDAALLPPLEDAVAAGVRTERLNSSSKDFITPRLRAAVKPTWPFPADAWTVAAGGHEGITLACQSVARPGDVIAVEEPTAPWLLEMLRRSRIHVVPVACDEDGPRPESLAAALAHRPVAFVYQPRAHVPLGHSVPAGRVAALAGVVAAGRAGPIVIEYDDLGPLASAPAASVGTHLPDRVLLVRSYCTAFGLELRSCVLAGAAPLVERVRELRTFGLVWSSRILQDAQAFLLTDPATGVLLRRARQRYAERRATLANALEDNGIRVSRADGLALWVPVPDETRTLVTLAANGVSAGPGTRCFARQPPAPHIRVAIGQLPDDPALVADLATMIATAADRRPQRSA; encoded by the coding sequence GTGGCGACGGGCGAGATCACGGCGATGGCACCGGTCGGCCTCGGCTGGCTCGTCACCCGGATCGGCGAACGGACGGCCCGCGGCATCGCGAGCGCCGTCTCCGGGCTGATCCGCGACGGTGAAATGCTGCCTGGCGCCCGTCTTCCGACCGTGCGCGCGCTGGCCGCGGAGCTGTCCGTCAGCCCCACCACGATCGCCGAAGCGTGGGCGCAACTCCGCACGGCCGGGCTGATCGGCACGGGACGGCGGCGGGGCACGACCGTGCTGGCGCCGCCGGCCGGCCCGGCGGCGACGCGGTCGTTCGAAGGCTGGCGCACCGTCGACCTCGAGCACGGCCTGCCCGACGCGGCGCTGCTGCCGCCGCTGGAGGACGCCGTCGCCGCGGGGGTGCGCACGGAACGGTTGAACAGCTCCTCCAAGGACTTCATCACCCCGCGGCTGCGCGCGGCGGTGAAGCCGACGTGGCCGTTCCCCGCCGACGCCTGGACGGTCGCGGCGGGCGGGCACGAGGGCATCACGCTGGCCTGCCAGTCCGTCGCGCGTCCCGGCGACGTGATCGCGGTGGAGGAGCCGACCGCGCCGTGGCTGCTGGAAATGCTGCGCCGGTCCCGGATCCACGTCGTCCCGGTGGCCTGCGACGAGGACGGCCCGCGGCCGGAATCGCTCGCGGCCGCGCTGGCGCACCGGCCGGTCGCGTTCGTCTATCAGCCGCGGGCCCATGTGCCGCTGGGCCATTCGGTGCCCGCCGGCCGCGTCGCCGCGCTGGCCGGCGTGGTGGCCGCGGGCCGCGCCGGGCCGATCGTGATCGAGTACGACGACCTCGGGCCGCTGGCGTCCGCGCCCGCCGCCAGCGTCGGCACGCACCTGCCGGACCGGGTTCTGCTGGTTCGCTCGTACTGCACGGCGTTCGGCCTGGAGCTGCGCAGCTGCGTGCTCGCGGGCGCGGCTCCGTTGGTGGAGCGGGTGCGGGAACTTCGGACGTTCGGCCTGGTCTGGTCGAGCCGCATCCTCCAGGACGCGCAGGCGTTCCTGCTCACCGACCCGGCCACTGGTGTGCTCCTGCGCCGCGCGCGCCAGCGTTACGCCGAGCGCCGGGCCACACTGGCGAATGCGTTGGAGGACAACGGGATCCGGGTCTCCCGGGCCGACGGGCTGGCGCTGTGGGTCCCGGTGCCGGACGAGACCCGCACGCTCGTCACCCTGGCGGCGAACGGCGTCTCGGCCGGCCCCGGCACCCGCTGCTTCGCCCGTCAGCCGCCCGCGCCGCACATCCGCGTGGCGATCGGGCAGCTCCCCGACGACCCGGCATTGGTGGCCGACCTCGCGACGATGATCGCCACGGCCGCGGACCGGCGTCCGCAGCGCTCGGCCTGA
- the cynS gene encoding cyanase: protein MPGMTTKQEAADAVLAAKTRLGLTWAQLAETLDAPLAWTTSALLGQHPVPAETAAKAAQVLELGEDVEAALRLQPTRGALADPVPTDPTIYRFYEVLQVYGPTIKELIHEQFGDGIMSAINFKIDVGRREDPGGERVVVTMDGKFLKYQWG from the coding sequence GTGCCGGGCATGACGACGAAACAGGAAGCGGCCGACGCGGTGCTCGCGGCCAAGACCCGGCTCGGCCTGACCTGGGCGCAACTGGCCGAAACGCTCGACGCGCCGCTGGCGTGGACCACCTCGGCGCTGCTCGGGCAGCACCCGGTGCCCGCCGAGACGGCCGCGAAAGCCGCCCAGGTGCTGGAACTCGGTGAGGACGTCGAGGCGGCCCTGCGGCTCCAGCCGACCCGCGGCGCACTGGCCGACCCGGTGCCGACCGACCCGACGATCTACCGCTTCTACGAGGTCCTGCAGGTCTACGGGCCGACCATCAAGGAGCTCATCCACGAGCAGTTCGGCGACGGCATCATGAGCGCCATCAACTTCAAGATCGACGTCGGCCGCCGCGAGGACCCGGGCGGCGAGCGCGTGGTCGTCACCATGGACGGGAAGTTCCTCAAGTACCAGTGGGGCTGA